A window of Zingiber officinale cultivar Zhangliang chromosome 5A, Zo_v1.1, whole genome shotgun sequence contains these coding sequences:
- the LOC121980507 gene encoding HMG1/2-like protein, producing the protein MKKPRKSKAGKDPNTAKRPQSAFFVFMEDFRKTFKEKNPNNKSVTTVASWRRQVEIFDGRRESSIYSQGSNAQSRLHQNHGCLQQRADKGKGKMD; encoded by the exons ATGAAGAAGCCAAGGAAGTCCAAAGCTGGCAAGGATCCTAACACGGCCAAGAGGCCTCAGAGTGCCTTCTTCGTCTTCAT GGAAGACTTTCGGAAGACGTTCAAGGAAAAGAACCCTAATAACAAGTCGGTCACAACA GTTGCTAGCTGGAGGAGACAAGTGGAAATCTTTGACGGAAGAA GAGAAAGCTCCATATATAGCCAAGGCAGCAATGCTCAAAGTCGATTACACCAAAACCATGGCTGCCTACAACAAAGGGCAG ataaaggtaaagggaagatggattag